ATTGCGTAACGTGACGCCCCGGATGGTCAACGGGCTGAACAGGTCGATTTCGGGCACTTCCCGGTCGTGGGCGGCGGTGGCCCGGCCCGAACGAATCGGGGCTGTAAAAACGCGGTGCCCCGTTTGGTCGGCTGCAGTCGCAGGCTTAAGTTGGTTCTGGGTCGTTTCGTTTGTAGACATCTTCCTTCTTACCACCTTGGTTATTTACAATCGCGATGCGGGGTCCCGGTGCGCTCACCAAGCGGAAAACTATACCGGCCCGCGTAGTTACCGCCTACGGCTCAGGCTTGATGCGTTGCGTGATCGCCTTGCGCACGGCGGCCAGCGGGGCTGCATCCTCAAAGATCACCGTTCCCGGCCGCCGTTCGACGCCGAGTTGATGCCACAACCCGTCCAGGTCAGGCGCTACCGGCGCGGCTCTCATCCTGGCGTAGAGGTCTTCGAGCACGGTCACCCCCGCGGCACGATCAGCCGTGGCCAAGACCCGCGAAAGCGGCCACTCCGACTCGAGGTTACCCCCGGCTTTCAAGATGCCCCGCATCGCGTCTTCAAGTCCTTTCCGGTTTTCCGTGCGTTTGCGAATTTCGACGTCCGCGAGCAGGCAGAAGAGCGCTCCGCCCCAGTACGTCCGGCCCCAGGTGTGCGTGAAATCCAGGCCGCGATCCCCCGGCTGAGGCAGGCCGTTCGGCATTCCCTCGACCATATCGCCCCAGACTTTTTGGGGTGAAAGTTCGCCGATACGCGCCCGGGCGATGGGTTCGACGTACGTAGCCAGCCCTTCTTCAATCCAATGGTGTTGTGGGGGAACCGAAGGACACGCCAGGTGCACCATTTCATGCGTGGTGACCCAATCGTCAGCGAAGTCCGGCTCGGCGCTGTCAATACCAACGGAAATCGACAGATGAGCGCTGGGAAAGCCGAAGGCGTGACCCGAGTTGATGCCGTGACCGCCGTGGGCATCGACCCGGATCTCCACGGCGGCGACCGGGTACTGTTGATAGTAGGCGGCCACGGCTTCCGCCGAAAGTGTTATCCGGCCCAGGATCAGCTTTCGAAGCCGGTCGGACGGGGAGAAATCGAAGCGGACATCGACCTGGGCACCTTTAACGTGGAGCTGGTCAGGCCCCTGCGCTTCGTACGAAGGGGTGGGCTCCAGGGCGATGATCGCGAGAACGCACGCGAAAGCGAATGAATGCGGTCGCCGCGCCAGCCGAATCGCCATATAGAATGCTTAGTAGGCGAAAACTCATTCCGTGTCTAATCTCCGGCCATGACAATGGGCATGGCTCATCTGCGACCCGCGACCCGTATTGGTTCTTGGGGAGAAGCCGGGCGGGGCGTCGCAACGGGAGAAGCGGAAGGACTGCTATTTGTCGGCCGGCCGGAATTGCTGTTACCCTTGGGCGCAGGACTGAAAAGGAGGGCATCCCCCCGTTTCCCGCTGGTTGAACCTCCCGGAGCGCTTGGTCACTTTCACTCAGGATGGGAATAACCGTCGCTCCGGCCGGCTCGTGGTAGTATTACCATGTCGCTCATCCTGCATTCACTGTCGTTTTTCGGACTGCTCGTTGTTGCCGTTTGGGCCGCCGCAGGTGAACTGACCGTGCAGAGCGGTCCCGCACGCGTGCACCTGCTTGAGCTGTATACGTCTGAGGGTTGTTCGAGTTGTCCACCGGCTGAGGCATGGTTCTCGACGCTGAAGCAAAACCCGCACTTATGGAGGGAGATCGTTCCACTGGCATTTCACGTGGACTACTGGGACGGCCTCGGATGGAAGGATAAACTGGCGTCACCGGCCAACACCGCGCGCCAGCGCAAATACGCTGCCGGCTGGGGAACCGGGACGGTATACACGCCGAGCTTCGTGGTTGATGGCCGGGAATGGCGCGGGCGCGAGATAGAAAGTCTCGCCGAAGCGGGAGCAGACGCCGGGAGACTCACGGGGGCATTACGCGACAACGGCGACGTAGTCGTGACTTTTTATCCGGCCGGGAACGAGATGCGATTGCTCGAGGCGCACGCCGCGCTGCTTGGCTTCGGCCTGAAATCCGGAGTCACCGCCGGAGAAAACCGCGGCTGCATCTTGTTTCATGACTTCGCGGTAATGGCGCAGGCGGGAGGAATCATGACGCAGCAACGCAACGAGCTTCGTGTGACTCTGCATTTGCCGCCGCCACGGGCCGCCCATGAGCCTTCGGGCCTGGCGATCTGGGTTAGCGAAGCTGGAAAACCCGATCCGATCCAGGCAGCCGGCGGCGCCGGCTGACGAGGTAGCTTTTGCCGGTGAGTTCCCCCCTGCGCCGCAACCGGGCGATCTTGCACAGGTTTCTGCTGGTTTCATCGGGCGAAGCTTGCACGCGCCACAGTTCCGCCTCATGCTCGTAGTCATGGCAATGCACCCCTCAGCGGACATCCGCAATTTTGCCATCGTCGGTCACGCCTCATCCGGCAAAACCATTCTGAGTGAGGCCATGCTCGCCTGTAGCGGCGCCATTGGTCGTATGGGGCGTATCGTCGACGGCTCGACGATATCCGATTACCACGTGAGTGAACGGCAGCGGCAGATTTCCACCCAGACCTCGCTGCTGCACACCGTGTGGATGGACAAACAGTTCAATTTGATGGACACGCCGGGCTACCTTGATTTCATCAGCGAGGCGCTTGCGGCGTTACGCGTGGCCGACTTTGCCCTGGTGGTAGTTCACGCGCAGCACGGCATCGGCGTGGGCACCGAGCGGGTTTGGAATTGCGCCACGGATTGCGGCATTCCGAAGATCATGGTTGTTAACGCGATGGACAGACCGAATGCAAACTTCGACGACGTCCTCGCCGATGCCCGGGCGCATTTCGGGGCCCGCGTATTTCCGGTGAACGTGCCGATAAACCCCGGACCAGGCTTCAGCCGGATTCTCGACGTGCTCCGGAACGACGTGGTTGCGTACGAGACCACCGGCCGGGGCCGGTTCACGGAAGAGCCTGCGAGTGGCGAGTGGAAGGAACGCGTCACCCGGCTGCACAGCGAGTTGATCGAACTCATTGCAGAGTCGGATGACACATTGCTGACAAAGTTCTTCGACCAGGGCGGGCTTTCAGAGGAGGAATTTCGAAGCGGCATCCATGCGGCCGTCCAGCAACAGCTTTTTATCCCGTTATTCTGCATTTCGGCCGAGACTGACGTGGGGGTGGCGCGCCTGATGGATTTCGTTGCAAAGTACGGCTCGTCGCCGGTGGACCGCCAAACGGTTCGCGCCCTGGACGGCGACGGCAGGGAAAAGTCCGTCGCGCTCACGGGCACCGAACCGGTCGCGCAGGTGTTCAAAACCATGAACGAGGAACGCTTCGGCGAACTGTCGGCGTTTCGCGTTTATTCCGGCACGGTCAAAACCGGGATGGACCTGTTCAACAGCACCCGCGCTATCACTGAACGCATTGGACAGATTTATGTTTTGAATGGCCGCGATCGCGTCGCTGTCGGCGAACTGCGCGCCGGTGAGATCGGGGCGACGGTAAAGCTCAAGGACACTCACACCGGTAACACCCTTTGTCTGCCGGGCCGGCCGGTGCGGCTGCCGGTTCCGGAGTATCCGAAACCCACGGTGCACGCCGCCCTCCAGCCGAAGGCCAAGGGCGAGGAGGACAAAATTGCTGCGGGGCTCGCCCGGTTGCACGAGGAGGATCCCGCCTTCGTGTTCACCACCGACTCCGAACTCCATCAAACCATCGTCGCCGCCCAGGGCGACCTGCATCTTGATGTCGTGGCCGAACGCCTACGGCGCCGGTTCAACGTCCACTTTGACCTCATCGAACCGCGCGTTCGCTTTCGTGAAACCATCCGGGCAACCGGTGACTCGACTTACCGCCACAAAAAGCAGACGGGTGGCGCCGGCCAGTTCGCGGAGGTGGCGCTACGGATCGCGCCGGCACCGCGCGACTCGGGGATTACATTCCGCGAATCGCTCTCCGGCCAGTGCGTGGACCGCGTGTTTGTCTCGTCCGTCGAGCGCGGTGCCCGGAACGCCTGCACGGAGGGAATCCTGGCCGGCTACCGCGTCGTGGACGTCAGCGTCGATTTTTACGACGGCAAGATGCACCCGGTGGATTCCAACGATATTTCATTCCAGGTTGCCGGCTACTGGGCCTTTAAAGAGGCTTTCCTCAAAGCAAGGCCTTGCCTGCTCGAGCCCATTCATACGCTCGAGATTCGTATCCCCGAAGATTGCACGGGCAAGGTCATTGGGGACCTTTCAAGCCGCCGCGGCAGAATTATCGGGACGGATGCGGACGGCCCGCTTCACGTCGTCCGGGCGCAGGTCCCGGCCAGGGAACTCTACCGGTACGCCAGCCAATTGCGCTCGTTGACCGGCGGCCGCGGGGTGCACACGGAAACCTTCAGCCATTACGAAGAACTGCCGCCCGACATTGAACCGCAGGTGATCGACGCCGCGAAAAAGGCGCGGGTCAACCATTAGCAACAGCCCCTGAATTTGCCTTTACCGCAGGCGTAACGGGCGTCCTGCCGTTCCCGGAAGAACTGTTCGTAGGTCATGATCGGCTCGTTCGGGTGGAACGCCTTACGGTGTTCGACGTAGTTTTGATAATCGGGAACGCCGACCATCAGGCGCGCCGTCCTGGCTGCCCAGCTGCCCACGATTCGAACCTTGCGAAAACCATCACGCATGGCTGCCTCCGGCGGTTAAACCAGCGGGCTCTACCTCGACTGCGGTGACCTCCGGCGTGGAAAGCGCCCGGCCGATGCTGATCAAGCCGTAGAGGAGCACCGCCACGATAACCGTCACGAAGATCGCCGCCAACCCGGCGTCGAGGTAATCATTGAAAACGATCCTGCCCATGTCCGCCGCGGTCCTGGCCGGGACCAGGAGCCGGCCGGCTGCCATGGCGTCACTGAATTGCCTGGCATGCGCCAGGAAGCCGATGGCCGGCGAGGGATGGAAGACCTTTTGAAACCCAGCCGTGAGGGTACACACGAGGAGCCAGGTCGCCGGTAAGATGGTCACCCAGGCAAAGCGCTGGCGTTTCATCTTAAAGAGCACCACGGTGCAAAGGACCAGCGCAATGCCCGCCAGCATCTGGTTGGAAATCCCGAACAGCGGCCAGAGCGTGTTGATTCCCCCAAGCGGATCAAGCACGCCCGCATAAAGAAAATAGCCCCAACCCGCCACTGCCAGGACGGAACCGATCAGGTTGTTGCTCCACGATTTCGTCTCCTTGAACCCGGGGATCACGCTGCCGATCAGATCCTGAATCATGAAGCGGGCTACTCGGGTACCCGCATCGACGGTGGTGAGAATAAACAGCGCCTCAAACAGGATGGCGAAATGGTACCAGATTCCCATCAAAATGCTGCCGCCGAACATCCCCGACAGGATATGGGCCATCCCGACGGCGAGCGTGGGGGCGCCTCCGGTCCGCGACAGCACGCTGGTTTCGCCGACGTCCCTGGCAATTTGGGAGATCATCTCGGGTGTGACGGTAAAACCCCAGCCGGAGATCACCTGAGACGCTTTGGCGGCCGTGGTTCCGATCAGGCCGGCCGGGCTGTTCATCGCAAAATAGACGCCGGGCTCGATCACGCCGGCCGCGACCATCGCCATGATCGCGACGAACGATTCCATCAGCATGGCGCCGTAGCCGATAAAACGCGCCTGCCGCTCGTTCTCGAGCATCTTCGGCGTCGTTCCCGATGAGATCAGGGAATGGAACCCGGAAACGGCGCCGCAGGCGATCGTGATGAAAAGAAAGGGAAACAAGGTGCCTGCGAAGACCGGACCCGTACCGTCAACGAAGCGGGTGATGGCCGGCATCTTCAGGTCCGGATGCACGAGCAGAATACCGGCTGCGAGCGCAATGATGGTGCCGATTTTGAGGAAGGT
This window of the Verrucomicrobiota bacterium genome carries:
- a CDS encoding DUF1223 domain-containing protein; translated protein: MSLILHSLSFFGLLVVAVWAAAGELTVQSGPARVHLLELYTSEGCSSCPPAEAWFSTLKQNPHLWREIVPLAFHVDYWDGLGWKDKLASPANTARQRKYAAGWGTGTVYTPSFVVDGREWRGREIESLAEAGADAGRLTGALRDNGDVVVTFYPAGNEMRLLEAHAALLGFGLKSGVTAGENRGCILFHDFAVMAQAGGIMTQQRNELRVTLHLPPPRAAHEPSGLAIWVSEAGKPDPIQAAGGAG
- a CDS encoding elongation factor G, which produces MAMHPSADIRNFAIVGHASSGKTILSEAMLACSGAIGRMGRIVDGSTISDYHVSERQRQISTQTSLLHTVWMDKQFNLMDTPGYLDFISEALAALRVADFALVVVHAQHGIGVGTERVWNCATDCGIPKIMVVNAMDRPNANFDDVLADARAHFGARVFPVNVPINPGPGFSRILDVLRNDVVAYETTGRGRFTEEPASGEWKERVTRLHSELIELIAESDDTLLTKFFDQGGLSEEEFRSGIHAAVQQQLFIPLFCISAETDVGVARLMDFVAKYGSSPVDRQTVRALDGDGREKSVALTGTEPVAQVFKTMNEERFGELSAFRVYSGTVKTGMDLFNSTRAITERIGQIYVLNGRDRVAVGELRAGEIGATVKLKDTHTGNTLCLPGRPVRLPVPEYPKPTVHAALQPKAKGEEDKIAAGLARLHEEDPAFVFTTDSELHQTIVAAQGDLHLDVVAERLRRRFNVHFDLIEPRVRFRETIRATGDSTYRHKKQTGGAGQFAEVALRIAPAPRDSGITFRESLSGQCVDRVFVSSVERGARNACTEGILAGYRVVDVSVDFYDGKMHPVDSNDISFQVAGYWAFKEAFLKARPCLLEPIHTLEIRIPEDCTGKVIGDLSSRRGRIIGTDADGPLHVVRAQVPARELYRYASQLRSLTGGRGVHTETFSHYEELPPDIEPQVIDAAKKARVNH
- a CDS encoding putative selenoprotein; translated protein: MRDGFRKVRIVGSWAARTARLMVGVPDYQNYVEHRKAFHPNEPIMTYEQFFRERQDARYACGKGKFRGCC
- a CDS encoding carbon starvation protein A, producing the protein MNRKDLIWLGVAILGAIALATVALRRGETVNAAWMVVAAVCTYLIAYRYYARFIADRVLRVDRLRPTPAIRHNDGLDYVPTNQYVLFGHHFAAIAGAGPLVGPVLAAQMGYLPGTIWILAGVVFAGAVQDFTVLFLSVRRDGRSLGDMVRSEMGRVAGGIALIGVLLIMVILLAVLALVVVKALVASPWGTFTVFCTIPIAILMGLYSRFLRPGRIGEMSLIGFVLLMAALIYGRTLSETPALAALFTLRGETLALMIIGYGFVASVLPVWLLLAPRDYLSTFLKIGTIIALAAGILLVHPDLKMPAITRFVDGTGPVFAGTLFPFLFITIACGAVSGFHSLISSGTTPKMLENERQARFIGYGAMLMESFVAIMAMVAAGVIEPGVYFAMNSPAGLIGTTAAKASQVISGWGFTVTPEMISQIARDVGETSVLSRTGGAPTLAVGMAHILSGMFGGSILMGIWYHFAILFEALFILTTVDAGTRVARFMIQDLIGSVIPGFKETKSWSNNLIGSVLAVAGWGYFLYAGVLDPLGGINTLWPLFGISNQMLAGIALVLCTVVLFKMKRQRFAWVTILPATWLLVCTLTAGFQKVFHPSPAIGFLAHARQFSDAMAAGRLLVPARTAADMGRIVFNDYLDAGLAAIFVTVIVAVLLYGLISIGRALSTPEVTAVEVEPAGLTAGGSHA